The Spinacia oleracea cultivar Varoflay chromosome 2, BTI_SOV_V1, whole genome shotgun sequence DNA segment TCATTGAGGTACTCCTATGTCATCAGCTAACTCCATATACGTTTAACAGTTTCAACAAGGAACTAATACCAAATATTGCAGTGCAAAACCTTCCATATAGACTATAACTTTAACAATTCAATGATAATAAGTTCAATGATCAGGAGCAGAAAGCACACCTGCCAGCAAGAACACGGTCCATATCCTGTAGTTCTGCTTCAAGAAAACGGTGTCCTCGCAAGTACTTCTCATTCTGATATGTATCCCTTTTACCtggagaagaaaaaaaatccaaatcACTTAGTTTAATTAACATATTTACTCAAGTATAATGCAATCTAAAAGCAGAGAGGATGGGATTAGTACCACGAAGGACGAATGGGGATAGGCCCATCTTATCCCCTGTATTGTCATCGCGAAAATGCACACCAACCAAAAGACTGTAATCCATGATTCTTTCTGCTTCAAGGAACTCACAATCCCGCTCAATTTGCCTGATTTCAAATAGATTACAATCAATTCAAGCTGCATAACAATCATACATGAAGAACATCTTTTAAAAAATTGCTAGTCATTAACTCACTTGATCAATTCCTGATACCAATTCCTTTGGAGACGGAAAACAAAGTCAAGATCAAGATCCTTGAGGGTAGTAGTTTCATCAATCTCAACCTCCGGCTTCTCTGTTGTGCGGCCATGTCGAGATCCTTTCAAGTCAAATCGTCGGTGAATGCGGTATTCCGAGCAAAACAAGTTGCCCATGACAATGAAACGTGTCTGGTTCAAATCCACAAAACAAAATTCAGTTAATTAGGTAAAATTCATGAAAAAACATCCTCAATGAAACAAGCACAAACACAATATTGGGTGTCACATGAAACAAGGATTGTACCTTAGGTCCACCAGCTGGTTTCACACAATGCACACCATAGAAGCGAGTCACGAGTGAGTTTTCGTACCGGCAAACATGTTGGTAGTAACTTGGAAGCATCCTAAGAAGAACCTGAATGATTAATCACCCAATTAGTACACCTTAATTTTCTAATACCAACTCTCATTATTTAAGATTAAAACTAACACTAGAGGTTGAAAACAAAAGAATCACCGAATTAATTAGGCAGGCAGACAGCTAAAAAGCACAAACATCCGAGTAGAAATTAGAAACAATAGTCAAAAGAAATGGCAAACTAACCTTGACTTCAGATTTCTTAACAGTCTTGATCATAAATCTATCATCCTGAGTAAGGTAGAAAAAACTACCACTTTTACCAGGTGATGAAAGTTCACGAAGAGCATCATTCCCACATATTGCCAGCATATAATCAGCTGGATCTATTTGAAATAAATCCCTTAAATGTCTGATTCATACAGATAATAATAAATATGTTCCATCAGTTTTCATCCAAAACACAGtaaaacaaatcaaacaaaactCAGTAAAATCATATGATCATACCTGAAGACCATAGGACAATAATCCTTCCATCGAAACTCAGTTGATTTATGAGTTGGTGTTAGTTTTGAACCTTCTGGTGGAAACCTTGTCCAGAATTTTTCCTTTGGATCAAAATCACTGTTCTTCAGATCCCTCAATACTGAAGCATGTTTTCCTACTGAATGTCTATTTATTACCAGTTTAACAGTCAGTTCATCGTACAAATTATAACAGAATAATCAAAACAGAAATAATAGCAGAAATAAAtttgaaaaagaagaagaaattaCCTGATACCAAGTTGAAGATTGAGCATCAAATCATAATTCTTATGACCTTTGGAAATGGTATGGCCAGgcttcttagcttccttaataaaACAACAAGGACTCTTAGCAAGTTGGCGATCTAATCTTACAAATCCATCTCCATAAATCATTGAAGCAGCTTCCACATTATCAATTATATCACAAGTTATATCACCTGCTTCACCTTCACTTTCCCATATACAAATCCGTGGcaatattctctctcctccgacACCAACACCGCCATCCATCGACACCCGTTTCTTAAGATTAGTAGTCACAAATGACGGTGGTAGTGACGGCGGTAACggtaatggtggtggtggtgggtaaGTGAAAGTCCCATTCCCCTTAACAATCCCATTATCCCAACAACCTTCAAACTTATTACCATTAGCCCAAATCAAAAGACCTTTCCCACAAATCAAACCATTCTTCCATTCACCATGGTATTGATTCCCATTCTTCCAAATATACTTACCATTACCATCCTGTAAATTCCTCCTCCATGAACCCTCATAAAAATCACCATTAGCATACCTCTTCTCACCATAACCATGTTTTTTATCAGAAATCCAAGTACCTTTGTAAGTGTCTCCCTCAGAACCAGTGAAAGTACCTTGTCCTTCCATCCGACCACCTTTGAACTCGCCCTCGTAGGTTGCTCCGGACGGCCATGAAAACTTGCCTTTGCCGTTTGCTTTACCTTTCTTCCACTCTCCTTCATACATACACCCGTCTGACCAAAGATACTTTCCCACGCCGTGTGGGACGTTTCCTAGGAAGGTTCCTTTGTACAGATCTCCGTTAGGGAGGTGTTTTTCTACTATTGGAGGGGTTACTACGGCGTCGTTTTGGTGGTTAGTTGGTGTAACTCTTCTTGTGGTTGCTTGCGACCTGCTTCTGATTAAtgggttttttgaagattcCTTTTCTGGTGTTTCTGGGAGTGGTATTATTTCCAATTCCAACATTGATTCAAACATTTTTACGGTTTTTTTGCTGGAAAATAAAGTTAACGGAGTGAGGTTGGAGCTTTTTATGGTTAGTTTTTGCAGAAATTTGGAGAGATCAGAGAGGGGTTGGAGGAAGAGGGATGATAACCGGTCGAATCTGCAGCATTTTCCGGCGAGGTGAGAGAAAGACAATGCAGCAGGAAATGAAAAAGAGAGAGAGTTAAAGTTGTGTGGAGAAGGGAGAAGACAgagagaagaggagagagaggagatgaaaaaggaagaaaataaatGTGAAATTTGTGTATTTTGTGTTGGTTTGGTGAAGACAATGTCCAGCAAAACCCCAAAGGGGAGTGAATTGACAGTAATACCCTTGAAGAAATGTGTCCAAATGAAATGGGTCCCTTCCCTTGTATTAGGATTCTATTTCTTCATGGTAATTATGTTTATCTTTGACGTGATGCCGTGATGAAATCGTGTAGAGAGAGGAAGTTGTAGGGTTAATTGTTCTGTATGTCTACGTATTTTGGTACTATCTTACGGAATACGTCTTTTCTAAGGTCTACGCCATGGTCTACTTTACCCTCTATGTTTTCCTTTATTTTCAATCTAGCCACTCCAATAGTCCTACAATCTTCTCCCCCCACCGGCCCGCCCCCTAATTTCGATGTTGTGCTTAGAGTTGTGCATGGGCCGGGCCGGCACAGGTTGTTCACAAGCAGAACGAAATTAGTCGACCGGACATGAGTCTGTTGTAGCCTGGTACTGCACCAATGGTTCATAGATTGTATATGaatattgttttagaaattTGGTAAGAGATCGAGACAAGCACGATAGGACCGGTCTCACATGACGACCTGTAGCATAGGACTCATTTATTAAAAGAAGCACGAATTCGACACGACTTTGTCTTGGCCCGTTCTAGCTGCAACCCTTCGAGGCACGAGACACGTGACCTAACAGGTGGGCCTACACATGCCAAGCTCTAGTTGTGTGTATGCTTCTTAAGAGTACTTGTACGGACACAATACTCCAAATTAAGAATAAATACATCATTTATATTGCCCTCCTGGATCAAAGATTTAACAATCAATTTATTTATTGCATGTATTACGAGCAAAAGACTTAGTGTATGAATGCATCGGACAAGGATCCTACCAGACTACCACTATAGACCAAACCATATTGATTAAACATTAACCATAGGATTACTATAAGTTTgttcatatacatatatatgtactagTTGCAACTTTGAAGGTACTTTATGATTCGATCGAGCTTGGAAAATGCATGAATCATAAAGGAATGGATTCATCTCAAGATTGCGTGGATTTATAATGTTTGTATTCTTAATTTGGAGTATTGTAGTATATATGACATGAAGTTGAGAGGGATTAACTCCTAGATGAAGAATTTTTTAAAGAAATGGTTAGGTGgctatatatttaatttaattaagctAAGCTACCTCATTATGTCATGTATCTACTAAGCAATACGGAGTACTTTAGATAAAATTCCACCTCACTTAATTCTTTACTATAAAGTTATGATGACATGAAACATCAATCAAGGGTGTCTTACCTAGTTTTTTCTCACGTTTCACAAACATTACTTTACTTTTCTTACATCAATTCTCTACAAGTTTAGCAATTTTGTCCATATCTAGGAGAATTATTCGAGCCATCCTCAATttgtttttttataaattaaagaGCAACCAAATTCTACGAGATACAAGATTAATTGATCATTGTTTTGAGCCTCTTTGGCTAGTGTCTTTGTCAATTTGTCATGGACTTGATGAATCACAAAAATTAAAGTACAATTTATATCTTTTAAGCTTTTATCTAGCACTCCTAAAAATAGTACATAAATTTTTACGAAGTATTTTCTGATAGTTGGTATTTACAAGGAGAAAATAGaaattatattatatatatcCGGGTGTAACTAGCTAGCTAGCTAGATGATGATATTTGAGTCATCATGACTTGGCTTGGTTGAGCCTATTCACGAGATGATGCCTAAGATTGGTTGAAATTGGATTTAAGACAAATATAAGAGCCAAAGTAAGTCTTATAGGAGTGGAGGCCAGGAGGATCCGATTAGAATGATGCACATTCATTCCTAAACTAGCTCGAATCCCAGAAACTAACTCTTGTACCTCTCAATACTTTTGCCAACTTGATGGTTTAAATATTGTAAGCTTTAATACCAGAAATAATCTCAAATTGATCTTATTGGCAAAGTTGCAATGTACTGCGTGTGGCCTTTTGTTGGAAGTGACAAGGATTTCATGCATTTAgccataatcataatgctcctATTTGGAATGGATGAAGGAATGAGACGGATGAAATACAACTCctaacaataaatgaaatgaacgAATTAATGAGAGGGATGGAGTACAAATTAGAAGGCTTTCTATATGGTGGAATTAAGCTCCATTTGGTAGGGAGTACAATTTTCTATAACTCACTCAAAGGTAGAAAAACCTTTTctatttgaaagggagggaaaccacttttccataTTTGTTCGTTTCCTctttacctccctctcctttttCCCTTCAATTTTCTCTgattttcttttaaggaaccaaacaaagaaaaactagtttgaaattgCGTTTTCTCTTAAAAAATGTTTTCGATCAATCGAAAATCATTTTGtactgaaaacgttttacaccaaatcAAACGGAGTCTTAATGAAACCGATGGAGTACAAATTAGTAGGCTCTATGTGAGGTGACGATTGCCGATCTAAGGGCTGCACAACCATAAACGTATTGCATGCATGCAGGGCCGGCTAAAGGGAGGTTAAGCCGCACCTACAGCACCGGGCCACAAAATTTTGGGGCCCCAAAAAGAAATTATGTTGGTTAAACCGCCAAGAAcaaataatatatatttaacAACTGCTTTATTATGCATTATATAATCTTTCATCTTTGTTCAGTTGGTAAGGACTCATAAGTGTGGTAGCCAAGATTTAGCGTTGGATTCTTCACTTGCCccccttttttatttgttttttttcatgtccatcaaacctttacatcaattttCTCAAACCATCACACATAAAACGTTAAACCATATTATTAATTTGacgctatattttatataaataaaacaacattatataataattatgtgttttacattaaataattgCCCGTAAAAATTTATACGGGACCAATATTTGTATTTTAGCATAGGGTTTCTAAATTGCCGGAAACGGCCCTGCATGCATgtctatattaattaaaaaacaaaaactaataaaagaagtgcttaattaattatattattcataacgcAACCATCAATCTGATTGAATGTAGACGATGGCCCTCGACTAGACTACTTGTCACGTTGCCAAACCCTCAATCATATTTCATACTTTGCCGTTGTTTATCATCGCAAGTCATctcttattttttaaattaattaattattcaacTTTCTTATTATTTGTTTGGGCAGGTGCAATGATATATGATGTAATCTATAATTAATTAGCttataacttgaaataaaaactACTCGTATATAGTTTGATAGTGTGTATTTGTAAACGAAAACGTTATTGTTAACAACGACGTATGAGTTTTAATCGTAGTATTTTAATTAACAGATGATTCACCAATTCCTAtcctaataatattaatttggtGTACGTGTTAGTTGATACTACGGATCAGTAGATAATATAGTACTTCTTAGTTCTTACTCAGACCACTTATATCAAGAATTCGAGATCCGGTCATAAATTCTAAATGATCTTATAACCTCGAAATGAAGGAGATAATTAAATAGCCAAACTTGTTCAATTCTTGTTATAAATATCAGTATAATTTCTTGTTACATAGGTATAGAACTATAGACTATAGATACGGTCATAAAATCTAAAAAAAATAGGAATATAGCCGGGAATTAAACAAAAGGGCCGGAGGGTGTGTGACATGCAAATCTCTTTTTATAAATATGAGTATAGTCCTAAAAGTAGCAGCAGTAAATTAATGCATTATCAatgtactactccctccgtcccttaatactcgcaccggtttgatcgGTGCAGAGTTTaatacatttgaattgacttattaatttaatgagtgttagttgatagtgagatatttttttaatatagttagtggaaaatgtgtaagatgtcgggagtggtgagtggggttgtggatttttaaatgattttttgtagggaataggggtgtaggtggggttagtaaataagtgtgagaaataatataatattggtataaattttcatttatagaagcggtgcaagtattaagagacgacccaaaaagaaaagcggtgcaagtattaagggacggagggagtattatcgTATTTAAAAGTTCTAAAAGTGCTCATAGAATATTTATACTACATAGTATATTTTTGACAATTCTGTTTTTATAAACCTAATTTAAATAAAGTAGTTCGTATaattttattgttgaattagATCATAAGAGATCGTGGCATTGTCAATGATTTTTGTTTGCAAAGTCGTTGGTGTATGTATATATGATGTCTGCTCCTTGCAATTTGttacttgtatagttgtatatagaaaaaaaatcaaaataaaaacaccATACCTACTTTAACAAATAAGAAAACACTGAGCTTGTAAAGTTCATCTCTAATAataatcactttcaagtatgtaCGAAGTACTTCACTTGATTTTATCTTATTCGAATTTTAATTGAGCTTATATGAACTAATTTGAAGTTATTTTAGTAGTAAGTCATGGTACTTGAGTAGTTTTTATTTTCATGAATTTACCTGATCTGTATATTTCTATTCCTGGACCAAGTGAAAATTAAAAAGGGTGCACAAAACATGACTCAGTTATACATACTAAAAAGagtaaaaacaattaaaaatgtgaaataaaacaaaaaggGGGGAAACTTAAAAGAATAGATTGATTACATAAGAAGAAGGAATATCTTTAAAATAGGATGAATTTTGGTAATCCAGTACTTGTTGTATACTTATATTCTTAAAATAGTAATCGATGTTAGGTTTCAAAATTCTCGAATCGTATAAGAAATAAACAAGTGTtaaatcaaaaaattaaaaaaaatggaaacgTAATCAAAGTTTTCCTAAAAGAAAAATGACGCACAGAAGCATACACAGTACAAGTGGAATAGTGGATATATACCTAGCGAAAAACATGGAAGCAGCCATAAGCAATTGGTATTTGGTACCCATGCAATTgcataaattgaaaaataaaacatggtacCGATTCAGGCAACCTAGGAGTCAGTTAGCAGCACGTCCGAAGCCCAACAGTCAAGTAACTAACTGTACGACTACATACATGCATCATCAGCTTAActatatattactccctcctaaagatggttgtggctCGGGATTGGTTAGGCTTCGGGCCAAGTCCATAAGCCCCCAACCTACAACAACCCCACTCTGGATGGTATCGAGGCGGTCTTGccgaaaatttcaaaataaggCCCATGCCCGACACAAGCCCCCGGGTCGTCTTATCGAGGCGGGTTGACAGTCAtgcctaagcctaattttactaaatttagcgtgctttgtcgtgTCGATTATCGAGTTGTGCCGtaccttgtcgtgctttttcccaaaaatataaaatacgGTCCAATCCCAGCCCACAACTTCGTGCTCGTGTGagccgtgcttttttcgtgccaGGTGGAGTCTTGTTCATTTGAGATCTTGGTAGATTTTATAGTTTTAGAATATCAATTCCATGCCTTTAAGAGACAACCAAACTTCCTTATATGACCATCGAACACGTTCCCCAAAATTTTAAGGAGTTCCTGAGACCGGATCCCGGCATATCAAATTTGGTAAAAAACAGGGTATGCAAAGGATTTGGATCTCTAAACCTTTTAaggtccaataaaaattattaaaaaatgaagGCTACACAATCTTGTAGTGTAATACAAATTTGGATCTCTAAATCGGGTTTTTTAAAACCAAATTTGGTGATTCAAAGGACGGAGAAAGTAGGGAGTAGTAGACAATTGTCACAATCTACAAATGAGAACTAAAATTTGGAATCAGGCATTTCATTACCATGCATAAATCATTTCATAATTCTGCATTTCAGCTAACTTTAGCTCTTGCCAATGCGATATAAGTACAACACTTTGCCAAATATACTAGGCAAGGCCATATCACTGGCCATTGCTTGTGAACTTGTAGTGTAATAAGAATGGGATCAGGAGATCGATCTATGCCCATGGCAAAAAGAATTGGAAGATAGTGGATTGTTTTATTGTTTTACCTATCAACATCTAATAATATACTTACTTTACAATCATGTAATTCACATATATCGACTCTAAAACTATCAGTGCTTCACTATCCTACCCGTATATGTCGGAAAAAGAATTCTAGACAACCCCAAGTGCAGTGCTTCAGATGTGTATACTCACTCAGTCCAATATCTCAGGAGGAATTTGGCCAAATATGTCAGGACACGATTCCCAGTTACCCTGATCCCTGGCTTCCCAATACCCTCCAGAAAATTGGTATGTGTCGGTTTCCTTATCCTTGGCAAACCACCGTGGCTTCCACCCCCTTTCTTGCATTTTCCTAGCCTGGAGAAGTAAACAAAAATTCTTTTACTAATTTTGCTTTCAAAGCTCTGAACTTGAAAGATCAAGGCTATGTTCTGTGCACCTTAGTTacacttatttcagaaaaaatgaattcagataagttcagttaagtttagttaagttcaggaaaaataagggttaattaagtacaatttataagtaaataagttttgataagttaagataaattcagttaagttcaggaaAAGTTGGGTGAATAGAATGCACCCTAAGCCCCTCGGAAAGAAATATAGAAACCAAGGCAAAGCGTAGGCAGCCGAATTCGTTATTTTCACTTTTgcaatcaaatattcaaataaATTACCTGTCGTTGCCTTTGCTCTAGCCGCAACTTCTCTGAATTTGCCTTTTCATACTCCCCGCTTTCCAAGTACCTCTGATCAGGCCTTAGCCTAGAGTCTGTGGGTGGTAACTTCTCCTATAGAATGAAACCAAAAAAGagattcaaaaacaaaatccaAGCTTTTGAGCTCTCTGTGTGAAAGACTCATCCATGAAGTTTGCATTACAGTATAGTTCATATATAATAATAGCTCAACAGTCCTGGGATGACCATCTAACACTCCATGGGTGGGTTCAAACACTTATTTTACCAATCAAACAGTAAACTACGGTACTATATCAGGTGGCATAtaaaatatgagcaaaataaaagAATGGAACAGTTGGTTTTTAAGTAGTCACCTTTAATCCAGGAGTAAGCTCATTCAATGTGATTGCAAAGCGAGTTAGGTTATATCTGGTTTGATATCTGGGAGGCTTGCTTCGCCTCCACAATAATTGGGCTTCTGAGACAGCATTGGATCCCTTCCCCTTACCTAAGCAGTCACCATTTACATAATGCATACTTTCATCCCACTTCCCAAACAATGTTGCCACTGTTTTCCCATTTATGTCTTGCACCATACCTTGTACCTGGAAAGTGATCACATAATAATTAGTAAACAGGTAAAACTATCTTGATATATTAGAAGTGTCAACATAAGGATGCATGACCTACTCCTCTAAGTATCATAGCATGTAACAAGGCAAGGTCCTTGTCAAAGTTAAGATCACCAAGTTCAAACCATCAGTTAAATAGTTAATACACAAGTTTGAGTACAAAAGTAACAGTAACACTATAAAATACTTGTATTAATAAGTATTTATCTCAGTTCAAACATTAACTTCTAAACTAACCACTAGAATCGAGTATAAGTGTAAAGTATGAGAGCAAGGGATTCAATGGAGAGGGCAGAGGAGGGTGCACGGTTGCACGCCTGAAGCTTAGGTGTCTTCTAGAACAGACCTTCCTGATTCTAAAGCACCAACAGAACATATCTTTAAAGTTCACTCAaatcttttaaaaatatatgcAATGCTACCAACAATAGGTCAAAGTAGATAAAAACAACTCGCAAGCAACAGCACTCAATGAGGCTGGGTCTGAAGAAAGGAAAAAGCCCTCAGCCCCCTGGAAAATGGAGGGTACAAAAAGGTGAAAACAGACTTGTTATTGATTCAGTCCCTTTGGAACAAGGCTAACTTATACTTATTCCACACGTGTTATTCAAAGTAGACCTTAAACCATTTCTCCTCTCTTAAAACACGTATCAGAGATAAATCAGTCAAAGACATTTATTATGTGGATTCTACTGCCGCGTGTTTTAAGAGGTCAGAGGTCAATATAGTCTCCAAATTTTTACTAGTTTCAGCCTAAGCCTTGGCAATCCACTGTCCATGcctattataaaggaaaatgaaGAGTCAAGGTAATGTTTGTCAAGGGTGAAAATCATCAAGGCCCTGTATTTGACTATTTGGGAAGGAGGAAAGCCAATACCTGACGAGGAGTTCGATCCATAATAGACTGCTCCTTGAACTTCAGCTTGCAGGAGTACTCCCGATTTCCTTGTATGCGCATCGTACCATAGTGTTCGCAATATAGCTTTCCTAGTATAAGGTTGTAAATGGATGTTGTCACCTGAAAGTCAAAAATTACTTCGTAATCCAGAAACTAAGCATAAAAGAGTATTAGAGAATAAATAAAAGATTACAGCTCACCTTACTCCATTGAAAAACTTCTCCATCATCAAACTCTAAAGTCAGAATTCCAACAGGATCAAGTTGTATAGAACGGCCCCAAAATTTACTTTTCAAATTGCTGTCTCCCCACAATCTCCACCCAGTTCCGTCACAATGACAGGCAACAATCATAGGATGATGACTTACCTAGCataaaataacataaataacatAAATAACTTGCAACCTCATACGTAATCAATGATGACTTACCTAGCACAAAATAACATCAATAACTTACAACAATACGTAATCGACGATGATTTATCTAGCaccaaaaaacataaataacttaCAACAATATGTAATCTAGCCTTAAACTGTTTAACATTAATTTCGTCTGTCCTTATTCCCCCAGTCTGAAATATACTCATTTCAATGATTAATTCTAACTAATATCACTAGAGACAATTTCCAGATTCAGTTTCCTTGTTTAAGAAAGGACATAGATCACCTTATGTCCAGTACTCTAAGGTCTAAATTCATTCACCAATCATCAAAGTCCAACGTAATAAAAGCACTATTCATTTCAAATGTTGattgaaagaaaaaagaaaccaCTACAACTTGACACTTTCAGATAAGAGATAGAAACCTTCTCTGAGAAAAAACGGAGCCCTTTATCAGGAAAATCAGCTTCATAGGTCTCCCCCAACAATGGATTAAATGGCTTGCAGGTTCGCCCCTCAGTAGAAGCATATCCAGAAACAGCAAATGCAGCTACATTGAGGATTCTCATAAGGCTATTTCCCTGAAGATACATTTCAGTATTTCACTATcataaaacaagaataaaagtGCAAGCAAATTCACATACAGAAACAGAACTTTATGCCCAAAGCACAAGCAACCAATCATTGAAAAACTACAAGCCATATGAATCTGACGTTTAGCCTTTCTAATTTCTAAACAGGACATGGAGAagtcattattttccttttctaCTTCCCCACCTTACTGGGCAAAGTGGAAAGGTGTAAAAGGCCGAGGTATCCTTCAGGAGAGATCCTAACCAACCTAAATCTATGAATCTGAAAGACCACTGAAAAAGGAAACTGAGATGGCATCCTCCTAGGAGATTAAATCAAACTTAACTAACTtcagaaaagaaattaaatactTCCTCGTTTCTTTTTACATGCAACACTTCCCTAAAACAGAATCATCACAATACTTGCAACACACTATTACTGGATTTTTTTTGAATGGAATGACATTTATACCCTCACTTTATTCTCTTTATTAACTCCTAACCTCTCACCCTGTCACCcaccaaataaaataatagtgcTTTCCATTTATGCCCTCATAATAAAAACGTTTTAATCCTTTTTCTTATGTGTGAAAAAGTGTATGTCGCATCTAtatagaaacggaggaagtacatccTAGCATCTCTGTCCCCTTTTTGCGAGTGAAAAAGAAATTCGAGACCGAGATATATCTGTTTTATATTTGACACATAAAATCAAGTAGAAAAAGAACAGAATTCTGGCAATATGAATTAACAAAGAAATTAATAATGTGCAGAAAGACGTGACATAATCTTGAATATTTACCTGCTTCCCCCATGCATTTGCCCTGTCAAGGAGATATGAGTACTCTAATTCTTCAAAGCATTTTTGAAGAGAAGAGATTGGTTCATTGAAATACACAGGCAGACAAACTTTTGTAAGATCTTTCCCGATATTATCTTTTATCATAGACCAAAGACTAACTCCTTTCTCTTTCTCCTTAGGATCAGGCAATTTCTTACGCCGTTTAACATAAGGAAAGTCTGCTACAGCATCTTTAATAGAATGATCAATATCCTCCTCAGATTCAGCAGCATGAAAGTCATCATCATCAGAGGAAAAAGATGATATTCTCAAATCAGACCCGCTGCTTTTGAAAGAACTTGATGATAAAAAATCCCGTGTTTCGAAAAAGGTGTTTTCATCTTCATCGGTGTCTTCCTCAGCTGCGTCAGCCctatcattatcatcatcagaATCGCTTGG contains these protein-coding regions:
- the LOC110785941 gene encoding oxysterol-binding protein-related protein 1C isoform X1, which gives rise to MLPFCCVSPISNPDHSPMPAQSFSSADASLIRPPLTNGHDYAAAVMRRENMSTATISGNPNNLNHNHNTNNINNQKMSMVDQREVMINDIVGNGISGILYKWVNYGKGWRPRWFVLQDGVVSYYKIHGPDRITLTMESEKGFKVIGDESMRRIRRHRHSSSSSHALRRKPFGEVHLKVSSIRKSRSDDKRFSIYTGTKRLHLRAETREDRMAWVDALQAVKDMFPRMSNSELLAPIDNVALSTEKLRQLLQEEGVDEGVIQDSEQLMRAEFAEMQKQLVLLKQKQWMLFDTLRHLETEKVDLENTVVDESQKQSKEQGSTSKPKQDKSSEATPSDSDDDNDRADAAEEDTDEDENTFFETRDFLSSSSFKSSGSDLRISSFSSDDDDFHAAESEEDIDHSIKDAVADFPYVKRRKKLPDPKEKEKGVSLWSMIKDNIGKDLTKVCLPVYFNEPISSLQKCFEELEYSYLLDRANAWGKQGNSLMRILNVAAFAVSGYASTEGRTCKPFNPLLGETYEADFPDKGLRFFSEKVSHHPMIVACHCDGTGWRLWGDSNLKSKFWGRSIQLDPVGILTLEFDDGEVFQWSKVTTSIYNLILGKLYCEHYGTMRIQGNREYSCKLKFKEQSIMDRTPRQVQGMVQDINGKTVATLFGKWDESMHYVNGDCLGKGKGSNAVSEAQLLWRRSKPPRYQTRYNLTRFAITLNELTPGLKEKLPPTDSRLRPDQRYLESGEYEKANSEKLRLEQRQRQARKMQERGWKPRWFAKDKETDTYQFSGGYWEARDQGNWESCPDIFGQIPPEILD
- the LOC110785941 gene encoding oxysterol-binding protein-related protein 1C isoform X2, translated to MDDMVSKSFCFNNSTFANSFKTEKVDLENTVVDESQKQSKEQGSTSKPKQDKSSEATPSDSDDDNDRADAAEEDTDEDENTFFETRDFLSSSSFKSSGSDLRISSFSSDDDDFHAAESEEDIDHSIKDAVADFPYVKRRKKLPDPKEKEKGVSLWSMIKDNIGKDLTKVCLPVYFNEPISSLQKCFEELEYSYLLDRANAWGKQGNSLMRILNVAAFAVSGYASTEGRTCKPFNPLLGETYEADFPDKGLRFFSEKVSHHPMIVACHCDGTGWRLWGDSNLKSKFWGRSIQLDPVGILTLEFDDGEVFQWSKVTTSIYNLILGKLYCEHYGTMRIQGNREYSCKLKFKEQSIMDRTPRQVQGMVQDINGKTVATLFGKWDESMHYVNGDCLGKGKGSNAVSEAQLLWRRSKPPRYQTRYNLTRFAITLNELTPGLKEKLPPTDSRLRPDQRYLESGEYEKANSEKLRLEQRQRQARKMQERGWKPRWFAKDKETDTYQFSGGYWEARDQGNWESCPDIFGQIPPEILD
- the LOC110786074 gene encoding phosphatidylinositol 4-phosphate 5-kinase 1, with the translated sequence MFESMLELEIIPLPETPEKESSKNPLIRSRSQATTRRVTPTNHQNDAVVTPPIVEKHLPNGDLYKGTFLGNVPHGVGKYLWSDGCMYEGEWKKGKANGKGKFSWPSGATYEGEFKGGRMEGQGTFTGSEGDTYKGTWISDKKHGYGEKRYANGDFYEGSWRRNLQDGNGKYIWKNGNQYHGEWKNGLICGKGLLIWANGNKFEGCWDNGIVKGNGTFTYPPPPPLPLPPSLPPSFVTTNLKKRVSMDGGVGVGGERILPRICIWESEGEAGDITCDIIDNVEAASMIYGDGFVRLDRQLAKSPCCFIKEAKKPGHTISKGHKNYDLMLNLQLGIRHSVGKHASVLRDLKNSDFDPKEKFWTRFPPEGSKLTPTHKSTEFRWKDYCPMVFRHLRDLFQIDPADYMLAICGNDALRELSSPGKSGSFFYLTQDDRFMIKTVKKSEVKVLLRMLPSYYQHVCRYENSLVTRFYGVHCVKPAGGPKTRFIVMGNLFCSEYRIHRRFDLKGSRHGRTTEKPEVEIDETTTLKDLDLDFVFRLQRNWYQELIKQIERDCEFLEAERIMDYSLLVGVHFRDDNTGDKMGLSPFVLRGKRDTYQNEKYLRGHRFLEAELQDMDRVLAGRKPLIRLGANMPARAERLARRSDFDQYTPGGYGNLAPARNGEIYEVILYFGVIDILQDYDITKRLEHAYKSLQADPTSISAVDPKLYSKRFRDFIGRIFVEDR